The nucleotide sequence CCGTGGACGACGCGCGGATCCGCGGACTGTGCGCCTCCAGCAAGGTGAAGGCGCCCTTCGGCACGGTGGTCGCGCGTTTCGTCGTCCCGCCGGACGGGCCGGTCGTCCGCGTCCGCTCGCTGCGGATGGCCATCCAGGACATTGAGATCGCCGACCTGGCCGACGGAGCCCTCACTCTCGGCCGTCCCGGCGGCGGCGCCCGTGACGCACGGCCCGGCAGCCTGCCCCTCGACGGCCGCGACCTCCGTCTCGCCGTCCACGCCAAGGTCCGCTGGGTCACCGTCGAGGGCATGAAGGCGTCCGGAATGCGCCTGTCGACCGGCA is from Actinomadura rubteroloni and encodes:
- a CDS encoding DUF6230 family protein, with amino-acid sequence MLQGSLPVWATLRGEQYIKLSITQITGYGRGSSPQLFRSMDGKSHPVLVAAVDDARIRGLCASSKVKAPFGTVVARFVVPPDGPVVRVRSLRMAIQDIEIADLADGALTLGRPGGGARDARPGSLPLDGRDLRLAVHAKVRWVTVEGMKASGMRLSTGTAVKECY